The proteins below come from a single Tissierella sp. MB52-C2 genomic window:
- the gatB gene encoding Asp-tRNA(Asn)/Glu-tRNA(Gln) amidotransferase subunit GatB, protein MAYKTIIGLEIHTELMTKTKMFCSCTNAFGGEANTHCCPVCLGLPGALPVINKVAIEYAIKSGIAFNCKINTHTRMDRKNYFYSDLVKGYQISQDDLPLCEGGYIEIESEEGTKKVHLERIHIEEDTGKQTHTTEGDTLIDYNRAGVPLIEIVTKPEMNTPEEARLFLENLRATLKYIEVSDCKMEEGSLRCDVNINIVDTETGNKTNITEIKNLNSFRGAVRAMEYEEKRHIELLQKGENTIKETRRWDEVKGETITMRTKGDVADYRYAADGDLAEIVIEDSRIEEIKNNLPELPHHKKERFISDYDLSEYDAGVLTASKELALFFEETIKYIDDSKLVSNWIMGDVLRRLKDEEIEIQDTKLTPKALGELINIVKDGKINNNTGKKVLKEIFDTGKEPETIIKEQGLVQISDEGALKEIVSKVLDENEQSIIDYKNGKDRAIGFLVGQIMKASKGKANPQMVNKMLIEMINER, encoded by the coding sequence ATGGCTTATAAAACTATAATCGGACTTGAAATCCATACTGAACTTATGACTAAGACAAAGATGTTTTGTAGCTGTACAAATGCCTTTGGCGGTGAAGCTAATACTCATTGTTGTCCAGTTTGTTTAGGTTTACCAGGTGCTCTTCCTGTTATAAATAAAGTAGCAATAGAATATGCCATAAAGTCAGGAATTGCATTTAACTGTAAAATAAATACTCATACTAGAATGGATAGAAAAAATTATTTTTATTCAGATTTAGTTAAAGGATACCAAATTTCTCAAGATGACTTACCTCTATGTGAAGGTGGATATATAGAAATAGAATCAGAAGAAGGAACTAAAAAAGTTCACTTAGAGAGAATTCATATAGAAGAAGACACAGGAAAACAAACTCATACAACAGAGGGAGACACTTTAATTGACTATAATAGGGCGGGAGTGCCTCTTATAGAAATAGTTACAAAACCAGAGATGAATACTCCAGAAGAAGCAAGACTGTTTTTAGAAAATTTAAGAGCGACTTTAAAATATATTGAAGTTTCAGATTGTAAAATGGAGGAAGGCTCCCTTAGATGCGATGTAAATATAAATATAGTAGATACTGAAACAGGAAATAAAACCAATATTACAGAAATTAAAAACTTAAACTCCTTTAGAGGTGCAGTAAGAGCCATGGAGTATGAAGAAAAAAGACATATAGAGCTTTTGCAAAAAGGTGAAAATACCATTAAAGAAACTAGAAGATGGGATGAAGTAAAAGGTGAAACCATAACTATGAGAACAAAGGGTGATGTTGCAGACTATAGATATGCAGCAGATGGTGACCTTGCAGAAATTGTTATAGAAGATTCACGGATAGAGGAAATAAAAAACAATCTTCCAGAATTACCTCACCATAAGAAAGAAAGATTTATTAGCGATTACGATCTTTCAGAATACGATGCAGGAGTATTGACTGCATCTAAAGAACTAGCTCTTTTCTTTGAAGAAACTATTAAATATATAGATGATTCAAAATTAGTTAGTAACTGGATTATGGGAGATGTTTTAAGAAGATTAAAAGATGAAGAAATAGAAATACAAGATACTAAGCTTACTCCAAAGGCTTTGGGAGAACTAATAAATATTGTAAAAGATGGAAAGATAAATAATAATACTGGTAAAAAAGTATTAAAGGAAATCTTTGACACTGGGAAAGAACCAGAAACTATAATTAAAGAACAAGGATTAGTTCAAATAAGTGATGAAGGTGCTTTAAAGGAAATAGTATCAAAAGTCCTAGATGAAAATGAACAATCTATTATTGATTATAAAAATGGTAAAGATAGAGCCATAGGATTTTTAGTAGGACAAATAATGAAAGCATCAAAAGGCAAGGCAAATCCTCAAATGGTAAATAAAATGTTAATAGAAATGATAAATGAAAGATAG
- the gatA gene encoding Asp-tRNA(Asn)/Glu-tRNA(Gln) amidotransferase subunit GatA, with product MDITKLSAFEMRKKISKKEISSKELITAHFNRIEEVEKDINAFITLNKEEALKSAEKVDEKIVKGEQIGLLAGLPIGIKDNIVTKDLRTTCGSKMLENFIPPYDATVVTRIKEADGIIIGKTNMDEFAMGSSTETSYFGPTKNPIDTERVPGGSSGGSAAAVKSNEVALALGTDTGGSIRQPAAYCDIVGIKPSYGIVSRYGTVSMANTLDQVGVFGRDVKDAVFMLSAITGYDKKDSTSFNNPEGTIIFGSFPEEIDYRDYLKGMKIGIPREFTYEGMDSRINEEIKKSIKIFESLGAEIEEISLPHIEYGLAAYYIISTSEISSNLARFDGVRYGYRAKEYNTLDELYTNSRTEAFGEEVKRRIMLGTYSLSRGYAEDHYKKALKVRTLIKNDFDKAFSKYDIILSPTCPILPFKLGEKAKNPLAMYMGDLFTVPVNLAGLCAMSIPCGYVEGLPVGLQIIGDRLKEANIIKAGLGFEGGVKNGL from the coding sequence ATGGATATTACAAAACTGTCAGCATTTGAAATGAGAAAAAAGATTTCCAAAAAAGAAATATCTAGTAAAGAATTAATAACAGCTCATTTTAATAGAATTGAAGAAGTAGAAAAGGATATTAATGCATTTATTACTTTAAATAAAGAAGAAGCACTGAAATCGGCAGAAAAAGTAGACGAGAAAATTGTAAAAGGTGAACAGATAGGATTATTGGCAGGACTTCCCATAGGAATTAAAGACAATATAGTGACAAAAGACCTTAGAACTACTTGTGGCTCTAAGATGTTAGAGAATTTCATACCACCATATGATGCAACAGTAGTTACTAGAATTAAAGAAGCAGATGGAATAATCATTGGAAAAACCAATATGGATGAATTTGCCATGGGTTCATCTACAGAAACATCATATTTTGGACCAACTAAAAATCCTATAGATACAGAAAGGGTACCAGGAGGATCATCAGGTGGATCGGCAGCTGCTGTAAAGTCTAATGAAGTGGCATTAGCTTTAGGAACAGATACAGGTGGCTCTATTAGGCAACCTGCGGCTTATTGTGATATTGTAGGTATAAAACCTAGTTATGGTATAGTGTCTAGATATGGAACAGTTTCCATGGCTAATACATTAGACCAGGTAGGAGTATTTGGAAGAGATGTAAAGGATGCAGTATTTATGCTGTCTGCCATAACAGGATATGATAAAAAAGATTCTACGTCATTTAACAATCCAGAAGGAACTATAATATTTGGCAGTTTCCCAGAAGAAATAGATTATAGAGATTATTTAAAGGGAATGAAAATAGGTATTCCAAGGGAATTTACTTATGAGGGTATGGATTCTAGAATCAATGAAGAAATAAAAAAATCAATAAAGATATTTGAATCCTTAGGTGCAGAAATAGAAGAAATATCTTTACCTCATATAGAGTATGGACTAGCGGCTTATTATATTATATCTACATCAGAAATTAGCTCAAATTTAGCAAGATTTGACGGAGTTAGATATGGATATAGGGCAAAAGAATATAATACTTTAGATGAATTATATACAAATTCAAGAACAGAAGCCTTTGGTGAAGAGGTTAAAAGAAGAATAATGTTAGGGACCTATTCATTAAGTAGAGGATATGCAGAAGACCATTATAAAAAAGCATTAAAGGTAAGAACGCTTATAAAAAATGATTTTGATAAAGCATTTAGTAAATATGATATAATTTTATCTCCTACATGCCCAATTTTACCATTTAAATTAGGCGAAAAAGCAAAGAATCCATTAGCTATGTATATGGGAGATTTATTTACAGTACCTGTAAACTTAGCAGGTCTTTGTGCCATGAGTATACCTTGTGGATATGTAGAAGGGCTTCCTGTTGGATTACAAATAATTGGAGATAGACTTAAGGAAGCAAATATAATTAAGGCAGGATTAGGATTTGAAGGAGGAGTAAAAAATGGCTTATAA
- the gatC gene encoding Asp-tRNA(Asn)/Glu-tRNA(Gln) amidotransferase subunit GatC: MITKEQVEHMASLAKLKFSEEEIDEFTHKFSEVLNYVEKLNEVNIENVEPTYGVNSHTQVLREDVVQEGLSRQEVLQNTKEDQYGYFKLLKIVE, translated from the coding sequence ATGATTACTAAGGAACAGGTAGAACATATGGCTAGTTTAGCTAAACTAAAATTTTCAGAAGAAGAAATTGATGAATTCACCCATAAATTTTCTGAAGTTTTAAATTATGTTGAGAAATTAAACGAGGTAAATATAGAAAATGTAGAACCTACTTATGGAGTTAATAGTCATACTCAGGTATTAAGGGAAGATGTGGTACAAGAGGGGTTATCTAGACAAGAGGTATTACAAAATACAAAAGAAGATCAATATGGATATTTTAAATTACTAAAAATAGTTGAATAA
- a CDS encoding LysR family transcriptional regulator produces the protein MDIRHLKVFIEVADSGKMSTAASNLFISQPTVSQTIRELEEYYNVLLFERLCKKLHITHEGKMLLSYAKAAVKQFDDLEAKMSTINDIYKIKIGATITVGSCLISDIVNSIKEKSSNIETYVYVNNTKVIEERLLNSEIDIAIVEGEINNPNLVSLPEIDDYLVLACGLNHKFSSREVVELPELLDLDFVMREKGSGTRKLFEDYMYENGFDVKIKWETNCPEAMKNAILKNGCLGAISIRLIENEIKQNQIRVFKHIENVWNRSFSLVYHKDKIIDESMDSVMEVIRGYKNVKVKEDYKFGKVVNTCLDFNIEE, from the coding sequence ATGGATATAAGGCATTTGAAAGTATTTATAGAAGTTGCGGATAGTGGTAAGATGAGTACTGCAGCGTCAAATTTATTTATTTCTCAACCTACAGTAAGTCAAACCATTAGAGAACTAGAGGAATACTATAATGTCCTTTTATTTGAACGCCTATGTAAGAAGCTGCATATAACCCATGAAGGAAAAATGCTACTTAGTTATGCAAAAGCAGCAGTAAAACAATTTGATGATTTAGAAGCAAAGATGTCTACAATAAATGATATATATAAGATAAAAATAGGGGCAACCATAACTGTTGGAAGTTGTCTTATATCAGATATTGTAAATAGTATTAAAGAAAAAAGTTCAAATATAGAAACTTATGTATATGTGAATAATACAAAAGTCATAGAAGAAAGATTATTGAATTCAGAAATAGATATTGCTATAGTAGAGGGTGAGATTAATAATCCTAATTTAGTTTCACTTCCAGAAATAGATGATTATTTAGTTTTAGCATGTGGTTTAAATCATAAATTTAGCAGTAGAGAAGTGGTTGAATTACCTGAATTACTAGATTTAGATTTTGTAATGAGAGAAAAAGGTAGTGGGACAAGAAAACTTTTTGAGGATTATATGTATGAAAATGGATTTGATGTAAAAATAAAGTGGGAAACAAATTGTCCAGAAGCTATGAAAAATGCAATCTTAAAAAATGGATGTCTAGGTGCTATATCCATAAGACTAATAGAAAATGAAATAAAACAAAATCAGATTCGAGTCTTTAAACATATAGAGAATGTGTGGAATAGAAGTTTTAGTTTAGTATATCATAAGGATAAAATTATAGATGAAAGTATGGACAGTGTTATGGAAGTAATTAGAGGGTATAAGAATGTTAAAGTCAAGGAAGATTATAAATTTGGTAAAGTAGTAAATACTTGCCTTGACTTCAATATAGAAGAATAA
- a CDS encoding FAD-dependent oxidoreductase, with protein MKVLIIGGVAAGTKVAAKLKRENRSHEVTILTESKDISYAGCGLPYYVGDVIPSRDELIVNTPESFSELTGAKVLTEVKVTKVNPESNTVEALDMKTSETSTYNYDKLVIATGANPIKPPLEGVDLDGVYFMRTPDDAISLRDALDSKKIKRVVVVGGGFIGLEVAENLSLKGINTTVIDMAEMVPPGFEPEFIEYIADHLAEHGIMIFTGTRLESIIGEGKVEKIKTDKRTMKADAVVLSIGIRANTAFLNDSGIELMPNRTIKVNEYFQTNFENIYALGDCASVINRVTKEPAWSPMGSTANIAGRIAAKNINGESISYSGVLGTGVAKLPDLNIGRTGLTEAAAKAAGYDVESVVTVVDDKAHYYPDSSVFIVKMLADRNTKKLLGLQVLGKGAVDKMIDIAVTAMTLNATLEDIEHMDLAYAPPFSTAIHPFAHTVNVLLNKISGNFNTITPLEFATNKPEGYKIIDASIQPSLKGYPYIDLNKVDKELLEYDKDEKLLLVCSKGKRAYMLQNKLKHLGYNNTLVLEGGSIVNKL; from the coding sequence ATGAAAGTTCTTATTATTGGCGGAGTAGCTGCTGGTACTAAGGTAGCTGCTAAGCTAAAAAGAGAAAATCGTAGTCACGAAGTTACAATATTAACTGAAAGCAAAGATATTTCTTATGCTGGATGTGGATTACCATATTATGTTGGTGATGTAATCCCTAGTAGAGATGAATTAATAGTTAATACCCCAGAAAGTTTCTCAGAGTTAACTGGTGCTAAGGTATTAACAGAAGTTAAAGTAACTAAGGTCAATCCAGAATCAAATACAGTAGAGGCATTGGATATGAAAACTAGTGAAACTTCTACATATAATTATGACAAATTAGTTATTGCAACTGGAGCTAACCCGATTAAACCACCTTTAGAAGGTGTAGATTTAGATGGAGTATATTTCATGAGAACTCCAGATGATGCGATTTCCTTAAGAGATGCCCTTGATTCTAAAAAAATCAAACGCGTTGTTGTAGTTGGTGGTGGATTTATAGGCTTAGAGGTGGCTGAAAACTTATCACTTAAAGGAATAAATACTACTGTAATAGATATGGCTGAAATGGTTCCTCCAGGATTTGAACCTGAATTTATTGAATACATTGCTGACCACTTGGCAGAACATGGAATCATGATATTTACAGGTACTAGATTAGAAAGTATTATTGGTGAAGGCAAAGTAGAAAAGATTAAAACTGATAAGAGAACTATGAAGGCAGATGCAGTTGTTTTATCTATTGGAATTAGAGCTAACACAGCTTTCTTAAACGATAGCGGTATTGAATTAATGCCAAATAGAACAATAAAAGTAAATGAATATTTCCAAACTAATTTTGAGAATATTTATGCCCTTGGTGATTGTGCCAGTGTAATAAATAGAGTAACAAAAGAACCTGCTTGGTCTCCAATGGGATCTACTGCTAATATAGCTGGCCGTATTGCAGCTAAAAATATTAATGGAGAATCCATTAGCTATAGTGGAGTTCTAGGAACTGGAGTTGCTAAGTTACCAGACCTTAATATAGGTAGAACTGGTTTAACAGAGGCTGCAGCTAAGGCAGCAGGCTATGATGTAGAAAGTGTTGTAACTGTAGTAGATGATAAAGCCCATTATTATCCAGATTCATCTGTATTTATTGTAAAAATGTTAGCAGATAGAAATACTAAGAAGCTGCTGGGATTACAGGTTTTAGGTAAAGGTGCTGTAGATAAAATGATAGATATTGCTGTAACTGCAATGACTTTAAATGCTACATTAGAAGATATTGAACATATGGACCTTGCATATGCTCCTCCATTCTCTACTGCTATACATCCTTTTGCCCATACTGTAAATGTTTTACTTAATAAAATTAGTGGCAACTTTAATACTATTACTCCTTTAGAATTTGCAACTAATAAGCCTGAAGGATATAAAATAATTGATGCCTCTATTCAACCATCTTTAAAAGGTTATCCTTATATTGATCTAAATAAAGTAGATAAGGAATTACTAGAATATGATAAAGATGAAAAATTATTATTAGTATGTTCTAAAGGTAAAAGAGCATATATGCTTCAAAACAAATTAAAGCATCTTGGGTATAACAATACCCTAGTTTTAGAAGGTGGGTCCATAGTAAATAAATTATAA
- a CDS encoding 4Fe-4S binding protein: MASLTISPEDQKKVKALGFLVNKGTDNFSARIITVNGKITAAQNKCLSEAAELYGNGIVTFTSRLTVECQGIPYDKIEDFRNYIAKEGLVTGGTGSKVRPVVSCKGTTCQYGLIDTFDLSEKIHEKFFNGYSSVKLPHKFKIGVGGCPNNCMKPSLNDLGIVGQMIPNYDSELCNGCRVCGVENVCPMDSAKVEDDLLHINEETCNNCGRCIEKCHFDAIPDGQVGYKIYIGGRWGKLVNHGIPLDKIFTTEEEVMDIIEKTILFFREQGETGERLSQTIERIGFENVQQQLLSNDLLERKDEILDSELHLVGGATC; encoded by the coding sequence ATGGCAAGTTTAACAATTAGTCCAGAAGATCAAAAGAAGGTAAAAGCATTAGGTTTTTTAGTCAATAAGGGAACTGACAACTTTTCAGCTAGAATCATTACTGTAAATGGTAAAATTACAGCTGCTCAAAACAAATGTCTTTCTGAAGCAGCAGAGCTTTATGGGAATGGTATCGTAACATTTACATCAAGACTTACAGTTGAATGCCAAGGTATTCCATATGATAAAATTGAGGATTTTAGAAATTATATTGCAAAAGAAGGTCTTGTAACAGGTGGTACTGGCTCAAAGGTTCGTCCAGTAGTTTCATGTAAAGGTACTACTTGTCAATATGGTTTAATTGATACTTTTGATTTATCTGAAAAAATCCACGAAAAATTCTTCAATGGATATTCAAGCGTTAAATTACCACATAAATTTAAAATTGGTGTAGGCGGATGTCCAAACAACTGTATGAAGCCTAGTTTAAATGACTTAGGAATTGTTGGACAAATGATACCTAATTATGACAGTGAATTATGTAATGGATGTAGAGTTTGTGGTGTTGAAAACGTATGTCCAATGGATTCTGCTAAAGTTGAAGATGATCTTTTACACATAAATGAAGAAACTTGTAATAACTGTGGTCGTTGTATAGAAAAATGTCACTTTGATGCTATTCCTGATGGTCAAGTTGGATATAAAATATATATAGGTGGTAGATGGGGTAAACTTGTTAACCATGGTATTCCACTAGATAAAATATTTACAACTGAAGAGGAAGTTATGGATATAATCGAAAAAACTATACTTTTCTTTAGAGAACAAGGTGAAACTGGAGAACGTCTATCTCAAACCATAGAAAGAATTGGTTTTGAAAATGTTCAACAACAACTATTATCAAATGACCTTCTTGAAAGAAAAGATGAAATTTTAGATTCTGAACTTCACTTAGTTGGCGGAGCTACTTGCTAA
- a CDS encoding putative sulfate exporter family transporter, producing the protein MNTKKLMGIILCIAIAILATYIGGLQNIVGAPMIGLFIGMLILNIMPSMDKELKSGASYAGKKFLKWGIVLAGATLNFKQVLGYGAKALPLLLFNICLSFAVAYYVGKKLELSKNTCTLVGGGSCICGGTAIATLASIIKAKETEIAYAMTAIFLFDILAALAYPYLAGAMNLTVNQFGFLAGAAINDTSSVAAAEATYNVLNNLDSSLAITIKLARTSLLILVSIIATIITVKNASKANQDSEEQMSIGQTVMKVFPWFIVVFLGMAILNTVGLFELIPGSSKFFKTGYKFLITTALAGVGFKIHFKDLFTKGTKPIILGGCTWAAVAISTLLFITIFANYVG; encoded by the coding sequence ATGAATACGAAAAAGCTTATGGGTATTATTCTTTGTATTGCTATTGCAATATTAGCAACATATATAGGTGGCTTACAGAATATAGTTGGTGCTCCAATGATTGGTTTGTTCATAGGTATGCTTATATTAAATATAATGCCATCTATGGATAAAGAACTTAAATCTGGTGCATCTTATGCCGGAAAGAAGTTCTTAAAATGGGGAATTGTATTGGCTGGTGCAACTCTTAATTTCAAACAAGTGTTGGGTTATGGTGCTAAGGCATTACCATTACTTCTTTTTAATATTTGTTTATCATTTGCTGTTGCTTATTACGTAGGTAAAAAACTGGAATTATCAAAAAATACTTGTACATTAGTTGGTGGTGGTAGTTGTATATGTGGTGGTACTGCCATTGCTACTTTAGCATCTATTATTAAAGCAAAAGAAACTGAAATAGCTTATGCTATGACTGCAATATTTTTATTTGATATTTTAGCTGCACTAGCTTATCCTTATTTAGCTGGAGCTATGAACTTAACTGTAAACCAATTTGGTTTCTTAGCAGGGGCAGCAATCAATGATACTTCCAGTGTTGCTGCAGCTGAGGCTACTTACAATGTTTTAAATAATCTTGATTCAAGTTTAGCTATTACTATAAAACTTGCTAGAACCAGTTTATTAATTCTTGTCTCTATTATTGCTACCATCATAACTGTAAAAAATGCATCTAAAGCAAATCAAGATAGTGAAGAGCAAATGTCTATAGGTCAAACTGTTATGAAAGTTTTCCCTTGGTTCATAGTTGTATTTTTGGGAATGGCTATTTTAAACACTGTAGGGTTATTTGAACTTATTCCTGGATCATCTAAATTCTTTAAAACTGGATATAAATTCTTAATAACTACAGCATTAGCTGGTGTTGGATTTAAAATTCACTTCAAAGATCTTTTCACCAAAGGAACTAAACCTATTATACTAGGGGGATGTACATGGGCGGCTGTAGCCATATCTACATTATTGTTTATTACAATATTTGCTAACTATGTCGGTTAA
- the hemL gene encoding glutamate-1-semialdehyde 2,1-aminomutase gives MKFEKSKEIYEEGLKYIPGGVNSPVRAFKSVDTGPVFIKKGYGNRIEDEDGNVYIDYIGSWGPAILGHSNKELMEGIEDIINDGLSFGLPTKVEVDMAKLIVESYPAIDMVRMVNSGTEATMSAIRMARGFTGKNKIVKFEGCYHGHSDSLLVKSGSGTITYGVPTSLGVPEEIVKNTIVCRYNDLEDIRKTFEEYGEDIAAIIVEPVAGNMGLVPGTKEFLSGLREITKEHSSLLIFDEVITGFRIAYGGASEVYGINPDIACFGKIIGGGFPVGAYGAKKEIMEIVSPLGGVYQAGTLSGNPLAMHMGYKNIKLLKDNKDIYEKMESMAIKLEEGIAENIKKTGVKANIVRFKNMLTLFFGEGPFKNYDDVQQCSTDMYAKYFREMLNRGIMLPPAQFECMFLSAAFSQEDLDYTIKSNYEALKSIKE, from the coding sequence TTGAAATTCGAAAAATCAAAAGAGATATATGAAGAAGGATTAAAGTACATTCCAGGTGGAGTAAATAGCCCTGTTAGAGCCTTCAAATCAGTAGATACTGGTCCAGTGTTTATAAAAAAGGGTTATGGAAACAGAATAGAGGACGAAGATGGAAATGTTTATATAGACTATATTGGATCTTGGGGTCCAGCTATTTTAGGACATTCTAACAAAGAACTAATGGAAGGAATAGAAGATATAATAAATGACGGATTAAGTTTTGGGCTTCCTACTAAAGTTGAAGTAGATATGGCAAAATTAATTGTAGAATCATATCCAGCCATAGATATGGTTAGAATGGTTAATTCAGGTACAGAGGCTACTATGAGTGCCATAAGAATGGCAAGGGGATTTACAGGAAAAAATAAGATTGTAAAATTTGAAGGCTGTTATCACGGACATAGTGATTCCCTACTGGTAAAATCAGGGTCAGGAACTATAACCTATGGTGTACCTACAAGTTTAGGAGTACCAGAAGAAATTGTAAAAAACACTATAGTATGTAGATATAATGATTTAGAAGATATAAGAAAAACTTTTGAAGAGTACGGAGAAGATATAGCAGCTATAATAGTAGAGCCAGTAGCAGGTAATATGGGATTAGTACCAGGGACAAAAGAGTTCTTAAGTGGATTAAGGGAAATAACAAAGGAACATAGTTCTTTACTTATATTTGATGAAGTAATTACAGGATTTAGAATTGCCTATGGTGGAGCTAGTGAAGTCTATGGAATAAATCCAGATATAGCTTGTTTTGGCAAAATAATAGGTGGAGGATTTCCGGTAGGAGCTTATGGTGCAAAAAAAGAAATAATGGAAATAGTATCTCCTCTAGGGGGAGTATATCAAGCGGGAACTCTTTCAGGCAATCCACTTGCAATGCATATGGGATATAAAAATATTAAACTGCTTAAAGACAATAAAGATATATATGAGAAGATGGAAAGTATGGCTATTAAACTGGAAGAAGGAATAGCAGAAAATATTAAAAAAACAGGAGTAAAAGCTAATATAGTTAGATTTAAGAATATGCTTACTTTATTCTTTGGAGAAGGTCCATTTAAGAATTATGATGATGTACAGCAATGTAGTACAGATATGTATGCTAAATATTTTAGAGAAATGCTAAATAGGGGAATAATGCTTCCACCAGCTCAATTTGAATGTATGTTTTTATCTGCAGCTTTTAGCCAAGAAGATTTAGATTATACTATAAAATCAAATTATGAAGCCTTAAAATCAATAAAAGAATAA
- the hemB gene encoding porphobilinogen synthase, which produces MNRTRRLRKNSAIRSMVRETKLSIDDFIYPLFIVEGENIKKEISSMKGVYHFSVDMVLDEVKEILDLGIKSILLFGIPDHKDEVGSEAYSNNGIIQRAIRAIKKNYPEIYIVTDICMCEYTSHGHCGILEDCGTVDNDKTLPYLGQIALSHVVAGADMVAPSDMMDGRIEYIRNILDESGYTSTPIMAYSAKYASAYYGPFREAADSAPSFGDRKSYQMDPANSDEALREVMYDIEEGADMVMVKPALSYLDIIRRIKGNFNIPIVAYNVSGEYSMLKNAIDNNIVGEEVLMETLTSIKRAGADIIISYFAKDVAKHLK; this is translated from the coding sequence GTGAATAGAACTAGAAGATTAAGAAAAAATTCAGCCATTAGAAGTATGGTAAGAGAAACAAAATTATCCATAGATGATTTTATATATCCTTTATTTATAGTAGAAGGGGAAAATATAAAGAAAGAAATTTCTTCTATGAAGGGAGTATATCATTTTTCAGTAGATATGGTGTTAGATGAAGTAAAGGAAATTCTAGACTTAGGAATAAAGTCTATATTATTATTTGGAATACCAGATCATAAGGATGAAGTTGGTTCTGAGGCTTATAGTAATAATGGAATTATTCAAAGAGCCATAAGAGCAATAAAGAAAAACTATCCTGAAATCTACATAGTAACAGATATATGTATGTGTGAATATACATCTCATGGTCATTGTGGTATATTGGAGGACTGTGGAACAGTAGATAATGATAAAACATTACCTTATTTAGGACAAATAGCCTTAAGTCATGTTGTTGCAGGGGCAGATATGGTAGCACCTTCAGATATGATGGATGGAAGAATAGAATATATAAGAAATATATTAGATGAAAGTGGATATACTTCAACTCCTATAATGGCCTATAGTGCAAAATATGCTTCAGCTTATTATGGACCTTTTAGAGAAGCTGCAGATTCTGCTCCAAGTTTTGGAGATAGGAAGTCTTATCAAATGGATCCAGCTAATTCAGATGAAGCTTTAAGAGAAGTAATGTATGATATAGAAGAAGGTGCAGATATGGTAATGGTAAAACCAGCTCTTTCCTATTTAGATATAATAAGAAGAATTAAAGGCAATTTTAATATTCCTATTGTAGCTTATAATGTAAGTGGGGAATATTCTATGTTAAAAAATGCAATAGATAACAATATTGTAGGAGAAGAAGTTTTGATGGAAACTTTAACTTCAATTAAAAGAGCAGGTGCAGATATAATTATTTCATATTTTGCTAAAGACGTGGCAAAACACCTTAAATAA